A genomic region of Solanum stenotomum isolate F172 unplaced genomic scaffold, ASM1918654v1 scaffold13934, whole genome shotgun sequence contains the following coding sequences:
- the LOC125850106 gene encoding ribulose bisphosphate carboxylase/oxygenase activase, chloroplastic: MAASVSTIGAASKAPLSLNNSVAGTSVPSTAFFGKSLKKVYAKGISSPKVSNRNLRIVAQEIDESKEIKEDRWKGLYDNASDDQQDIARGKGMVDSLFQAPTGTGTHHAIMNSYEYVSQALKTYQMDNKLDGFYIAPAFMDKLVVHITKNFLSLPNIKVPLILGVWGGKGQGKSFQCELVFRKMGINPIMMSAGELESGNAGEPAKLIRQRYREAAEIIRKGNMCCLFINDLDAGAGRMGGTTQYTVNNQMVNATLMNIADNPTNVQLPGMYNKQENCRVPIIVTGNDFSTLYAPLIRDGRMEKFYWAPTREDRIGVCKGIFRTDNVPDEAVVKIVDSFPGQSIDFFGALRARVYDDEVRKWVSGTGIEQIGEKLLNSRDGPPTFEQPKMTLEKLLEYGNMLVQEQENVKRVQLAETYLKEAALGDANADAINTGTF, encoded by the exons ATGGCTGCCTCAGTGTCAACCATTGGAGCTGCCAGCAAAGCACCa TTGAGTTTGAACAACTCAGTTGCTGGAACTTCAGTTCCAAGCACAGCCTTCTTTGGAAAATCCTTGAAGAAAGTGTATGCAAAAGGTATTTCCAGCCCCAAGGTTTCAAACAGGAACTTGAGGATTGTAGCTCAAGAAATAGACGAATCGAAAGAGATCAAAGAGGACAGATGGAAGGGTCTTTATGATAACGCATCCGATGACCAACAGGACATTGCAAGGGGTAAGGGTATGGTTGACAGTCTTTTCCAGGCTCCTACCGGTACTGGTACTCACCACGCCATTATGAATTCCTACGAATACGTCAGCCAGGCTCTAAAAAC ATACCAAATGGACAACAAATTGGACGGTTTCTACATTGCCCCTGCTTTCATGGACAAACTTGTTGTTCACATCACCAAGAACTTCTTGTCATTGCCCAACATCAAG GTTCCACTCATCTTGGGTGTATGGGGAGGCAAAGGTCAAGGTAAATCATTCCAATGTGAGCTTGTCTTCAGAAAGATGGGAATCAA CCCCATTATGATGAGTGCTGGAGAATTGGAAAGTGGAAATGCAGGAGAGCCAGCAAAATTGATTAGGCAAAGGTACAGAGAGGCAGCTGAAATCATCAGGAAAGGAAACATGTGTTGTCTCTTCATCAACGATCTCGATGCAGGAGCTGGTAGAATGGGTGGAACTACCCAATACACCGTCAACAACCAGATGGTGAATGCCACCCTCATGAACATTGCTGACAACCCAACAAATGTCCAGCTCCCCGGTATGTACAACAAGCAAGAGAACTGCAGGGTCCCCATTATTGTCACTGGTAACGACTTCTCCACATTGTATGCTCCTCTTATCCGTGATGGTCGTATGGAGAAGTTCTACTGGGCACCAACTAGGGAGGATAGAATTGGTGTTTGCAAGGGTATTTTCAGAACTGACAACGTGCCTGATGAAGCTGTTGTAAAGATTGTCGATTCCTTCCCTGGACAATCTATTG ATTTCTTCGGTGCTCTGAGGGCACGAGTATATGACGATGAAGTGAGGAAATGGGTTTCAGGAACTGGAATTGAACAAATTGGTGAAAAACTTTTGAACTCTAGAGATGGACCCCCAACTTTTGAGCAACCAAAAATGACCCTTGAGAAGCTCCTTGAGTATGGTAACATGCTTgttcaagagcaagagaatgtCAAGAGAGTCCAGTTGGCTGAAACCTATCTTAAAGAGGCAGCTCTCGGAGATGCTAACGCCGATGCCATCAACACTGGAACTTTCTAA
- the LOC125850114 gene encoding pectinesterase-like has translation MAISNSSCGNIMAVFVAATIVVCVQSQLIMETPYNAIVSKDGTGNFNTIVGAILAAPDHSVKPFFIKIKKGMYQEYIRVDKKKTNIVLIGDGMDTTIITGNRSFIDGNKTYDTATVGVLGDGFTAQDLTFRNNAGPIKHQAVALRVEVDLASFYRCRFDGYQDTLYVKRQHQFYRDCEIYGTIDFICGDAAALFQNCLIVARVPLAKQYNTITAQKREFEDVPTGIVLQNCTINATRDNVTTYLGRPWGIFSRTVIMESYIGNLIDPRGWVEWIESANKSVSRRPYYLEYKNRGPGAVTKGRVTWASVTSDPDIASKFTVRNFINGDQWIPANIPYYLDLS, from the exons ATGGCCATCTCGAATAGTTCTTGCG GGAATATAATGGCAGTATTTGTTGCTGCAACTATAGTTGTATGTGTTCAAAGCCAACTGATAATGGAAACACCTTATAACGCTATTGTTTCTAAAGATGGGACCGGAAATTTCAACACAATTGTTGGAGCAATATTGGCGGCCCCTGATCACAGTGTGAAGCCATTcttcataaaaatcaagaaaggcATGTATCAGGAATATATTAGAGTTGATAAAAAGAAGACTAATATAGTCTTGATAGGAGATGGGATGGATACTACGATAATAACAGGTAATAGAAGTTTTATCGACGGAAACAAAACCTATGATACCGCAACCGTTG GGGTTCTTGGTGATGGCTTCACAGCCCAAGACTTAACTTTTAGGAATAATGCCGGACCTATAAAGCATCAGGCAGTGGCATTAAGAGTTGAAGTAGATTTAGCATCTTTTTATAGATGTCGATTCGATGGGTATCAAGACACTTTGTATGTGAAAAGACAACATCAATTCTATCGAGACTGTGAAATCTATGGCACAATAGATTTCATATGCGGTGACGCGGCGGCCCTGTTCCAAAACTGCTTGATTGTAGCACGCGTTCCATTGGCCAAGCAATATAACACAATCACAGCCCAGAAGAGAGAGTTTGAGGACGTTCCAACCGGGATAGTGCTTCAAAATTGCACTATAAATGCTACCCGAGATAATGTCACAACGTATTTAGGTCGGCCATGGGGTATATTTTCTAGGACTGTGATAATGGAAAGTTACATCGGTAACTTGATAGATCCTAGAGGATGGGTTGAATGGATTGAATCGGCAAATAAATCTGTTAGCCGCCGGCCATATTATCTGGAGTACAAGAACAGAGGACCGGGTGCTGTCACAAAGGGACGTGTGACATGGGCATCCGTCACTAGTGATCCAGATATTGCATCAAAATTCACGGTTAGGAACTTTATAAATGGTGACCAGTGGATTCCCGCCAATATCCCTTATTACCTAGATTTATCTTGA
- the LOC125850110 gene encoding MADS-box protein SVP-like, which produces MDKKTGKGRQKIEMELTESKEAHCYFLKKEKKRLFKKVDEYSNLTGADVDVLLFSPSGKLYSYCSTSIDEITDKFFYLKLDDRQGEGDHADVGKSNVFEAFEELRKEIQALDKKQKEHPHSGILLHKYLHC; this is translated from the coding sequence ATGGATAAAAAGACCGGAAAGGGTAGGCAAAAGATTGAAATGGAGTTGACTGAGTCTAAGGAAGCACATTGTTACTttctcaaaaaggaaaaaaaaagattgttcAAGAAAGTGGATGAGTATTCAAATCTGACCGGAGCAGATGTTGATGTTTTACTCTTTTCACCAAGTGGAAAACTATATTCCTATTGCTCCACGAGTATAGATGAAATTactgataaatttttttatttaaaacttgaTGATCGCCAAGGTGAAGGTGATCATGCCGATGTGGGCAAATCAAATGTCTTTGAAGCATTTGAAGAACTTCGTAAAGAAATACAAGCATTGGACAAGAAACAAAAAGAGCACCCTCACTCAGGCATACTGTTACACAAATATCTACATTGCTAA